Proteins from one Falco cherrug isolate bFalChe1 chromosome 7, bFalChe1.pri, whole genome shotgun sequence genomic window:
- the BCL2A1 gene encoding bcl-2-related protein A1, protein MGTAEFYYVYYLAQDYLQYVLQESHLGPAQTRVAHVLRNIASSLQDQTEEALKPFLDKIDITSVAVAKRIFNGVMEEKFADGNTNWGRIMTIFTFGGLLTKKLQEHGVQLTGEEKEEISYFITEYIINNKAEWIDANGGWENGFLTKFERRSLLSFSKITAMFIAVFSLFREYY, encoded by the exons ATGGGAACTGCGGAGTTCTATTACGTTTATTACTTAGCTCAAGATTATCTGCAGTATGTGCTTCAAGAATCACATCTTGGACCAGCCCAAACCAGGGTTGCTCATGTCTTGCGAAATATTGCATCTTCGCTGCAAGATCAAACCGAGGAGGCTCTCAAACCATTCTTAGACAAGATTGATATTACCTCTGTAGCTGTTGCCAAGAGAATTTTCAATGGtgtcatggaagaaaaatttgcTGATGGAAATACTAACTGGGGACGAATTATGACCATATTTACGTTTGGAGGTCTTCTCACTAAGAAGCTTCAAGAGCATGGAGTTCAGCTcactggagaggagaaggaggagattTCTTATTTCATCACAGAGTACATAATAAACAACAAAGCTGAATGGATAGATGCGAACGGTGGCTGG GAAAATGGCTTCCTAACGAAGTTTGAAAGAAGATCACTACTATCTTTCTCCAAAATTACAGCCATGTTCATAGCTGTTTTTAGCTTGTTCAGAGAGTACTACTAA